From Halobacillus sp. Marseille-Q1614, the proteins below share one genomic window:
- a CDS encoding sodium:alanine symporter family protein: MEVFQQIIADVSNFLWTYPLAFILVAGGIFLTIRLKFFQFRFFGHVLKQTVGQIFKKDKQTGTITPFQAFTSALASTAGATNIVGVPVAISLGGPGALFWMWVVALIGMATKYSEILLSLKYRETNDKNEWVGGPQYYIKKALGWKWVSTAFAFFLMIELIPSTMVQSNSIATQTAGAFDWPVEITGIVMCVVIALVVFGGIKRIGKVTDKFVPFMVLTYLGVCLYVIGVNFDQLPAVFEMIFVHAFTPISAAGGFAGAGIAQALRWGIARGLYSNEAGLGTAPIAHSAAKTDHPSRQALWGIFSVFVDTIVICTASGLVVLVTGAWRDIGPSEASNMINVAFATELGDTFGSIFVTVFLIFFVITTIGVLIFYGEKQAEYLFNLKAAVGMRMVYIAAVFVGALGGLQFVWQFLDLLLAFVLLSNIIPLLFLHKEIAALTDDYVNRVVKKKTDKRDVELFVEEDSA, encoded by the coding sequence TTGGAAGTTTTTCAGCAGATTATCGCAGATGTATCAAATTTTTTATGGACTTATCCACTAGCTTTTATACTGGTTGCAGGCGGGATCTTTCTCACCATCCGGCTTAAGTTTTTTCAATTTCGTTTCTTCGGCCATGTCCTTAAGCAGACGGTCGGGCAGATCTTCAAAAAGGACAAGCAGACAGGAACGATTACTCCTTTTCAGGCTTTCACCTCGGCTCTAGCCTCTACAGCAGGTGCCACAAACATTGTAGGTGTTCCCGTAGCCATTTCCTTAGGAGGCCCAGGCGCCTTATTTTGGATGTGGGTCGTAGCCTTAATCGGGATGGCTACAAAATACTCCGAGATATTACTAAGCTTAAAATACAGAGAAACGAATGATAAAAATGAATGGGTCGGCGGGCCTCAATATTACATAAAGAAAGCCCTCGGCTGGAAATGGGTTTCCACTGCTTTTGCTTTTTTCCTCATGATTGAATTAATTCCAAGTACGATGGTACAGTCAAACTCCATTGCCACCCAGACAGCCGGCGCTTTCGACTGGCCAGTTGAAATCACCGGAATTGTAATGTGTGTGGTGATTGCTTTAGTAGTGTTTGGCGGAATTAAAAGAATTGGTAAAGTAACCGATAAGTTCGTTCCGTTTATGGTACTTACTTATTTAGGCGTATGCCTATATGTAATCGGCGTTAACTTTGACCAGCTTCCTGCCGTATTCGAGATGATTTTTGTACATGCTTTCACACCAATTTCAGCAGCTGGAGGTTTTGCAGGGGCCGGTATTGCCCAAGCCTTGCGCTGGGGAATTGCCCGAGGCCTTTATTCCAATGAAGCTGGATTGGGTACAGCCCCTATTGCTCACTCTGCTGCGAAAACAGACCACCCTTCCCGCCAGGCTTTATGGGGGATATTCAGCGTTTTTGTTGACACCATTGTCATCTGTACAGCTTCCGGCCTGGTTGTACTTGTAACTGGAGCCTGGAGAGATATAGGTCCTTCAGAGGCGTCTAACATGATCAACGTCGCTTTTGCTACAGAGCTCGGCGACACATTTGGAAGTATATTTGTAACGGTATTCCTCATTTTCTTTGTAATTACAACAATAGGAGTACTGATCTTTTACGGTGAAAAACAGGCAGAATACCTATTTAATTTAAAAGCTGCCGTAGGAATGAGGATGGTTTATATTGCTGCTGTCTTTGTCGGCGCATTAGGCGGACTTCAGTTTGTATGGCAGTTCCTCGATCTGCTTCTTGCTTTTGTACTGCTTTCAAATATTATTCCACTGCTCTTCCTTCACAAGGAAATTGCAGCTTTGACAGACGATTATGTCAATCGAGTGGTGAAGAAGAAAACAGACAAGAGAGATGTAGAGCTGTTCGTTGAAGAAGACAGCGCCTAA
- a CDS encoding CDP-alcohol phosphatidyltransferase family protein: MLDTHARKFVQPSIDTTASWLLKKGKTPDQITITALFVGVSSSIAYLLGQPLLAVFLLWFSGFLDAVDGTMARRTKTSPFGTVMDITFDRVVELSIIFAIAIVYPEVMWPLLLLTGAIVISMTIFLVVGTVSEKAGMKSFYYQAGLAERTEGFLLFSVMMLFPNILFWTTLVFFAVELFTGVQRFWEARRILH; this comes from the coding sequence ATGCTCGATACCCATGCTCGCAAATTCGTACAACCCTCAATCGACACAACAGCCAGCTGGCTTTTAAAAAAAGGAAAAACTCCTGATCAGATAACTATCACCGCCCTCTTTGTCGGGGTTTCTTCCAGCATCGCTTATCTATTGGGCCAGCCCCTTTTGGCCGTTTTTTTATTGTGGTTCTCCGGCTTTCTCGACGCTGTCGACGGTACCATGGCGCGCCGCACGAAAACCTCCCCATTTGGAACCGTTATGGATATCACTTTTGACCGTGTCGTAGAATTATCAATTATTTTTGCCATCGCCATTGTCTATCCGGAAGTGATGTGGCCGCTCCTATTATTAACTGGGGCCATTGTAATTTCGATGACTATTTTTTTAGTGGTCGGGACCGTATCTGAGAAAGCAGGCATGAAATCCTTTTATTATCAAGCAGGTTTAGCTGAACGGACGGAAGGCTTCCTGCTTTTTAGTGTTATGATGCTCTTCCCTAATATTTTGTTCTGGACCACTTTGGTCTTTTTTGCCGTTGAATTATTTACGGGGGTCCAGCGATTCTGGGAAGCACGGCGGATACTTCACTAA
- a CDS encoding YceI family protein: MSTLVLDKVHSTLDFQIKHMMVSKAKGEFEDFEVEVNGDFTNLETASVKVTIPVTAINTGNKDRDGHLRSGDFFEADKYPNMVFKSKSIKKVSDDEYEVTGDFTIKGKTNEETFTVEYNGTSQSPLDGSTVAGFEVNGKVNREAYGMTYNAAMETGGLLLGKDVKFEGNFEFIVK, translated from the coding sequence ATGTCAACATTAGTTCTAGACAAAGTACACAGTACTTTGGATTTTCAAATTAAGCATATGATGGTTTCAAAAGCGAAGGGTGAATTTGAAGACTTTGAAGTCGAGGTTAATGGCGACTTTACAAATTTAGAAACAGCCAGCGTGAAAGTAACAATCCCGGTTACTGCGATTAACACTGGAAACAAAGACCGTGACGGACATCTCCGCTCCGGGGATTTCTTTGAAGCCGATAAATATCCGAACATGGTTTTTAAAAGCAAATCTATTAAAAAAGTTTCCGACGATGAGTATGAAGTTACAGGAGACTTTACGATAAAGGGCAAAACGAACGAAGAAACTTTTACAGTAGAGTACAATGGAACTTCCCAAAGCCCATTAGACGGAAGCACAGTTGCCGGCTTTGAGGTCAATGGAAAAGTAAATCGCGAAGCTTATGGAATGACGTATAATGCTGCTATGGAAACCGGCGGCCTCCTGCTGGGCAAAGATGTGAAATTTGAGGGCAACTTTGAATTTATTGTTAAATAA
- the uvsE gene encoding UV DNA damage repair endonuclease UvsE yields the protein MIVRFGYVANALNLYDGSPSKTMTFARYQKLPKQERADQLERITRTNLENTIRALHYNIGHEIPLYRFSSSIVPLATHDEVDFNYINPFSNEYETIRQLVKKHGLRVSFHPNQFTLFTSDRAHVTENAVKDMEYHYRLLEAMGLHKQSYINIHIGGAYGDKTKTLARFHENLKQLPPMIKRQMTLENDDKTYTTTETLQVCEKENIPMMFDYHHYFANHTENEFLSELMPRIFNTWKDCDHPPKLHISSPKSEKELRSHADYVEIDFIKGFLKKLKKFGQDVDVMIEAKQKDRALLKLVEEIAAIRGVKRLSGGSVEI from the coding sequence ATGATTGTCCGCTTCGGTTATGTGGCCAACGCTTTAAATTTATATGACGGATCCCCTTCAAAAACGATGACTTTTGCACGTTATCAAAAGCTTCCCAAACAGGAAAGGGCAGACCAGCTCGAACGTATCACCCGCACGAACCTGGAAAATACGATCAGGGCGCTGCATTATAATATCGGCCATGAGATTCCGCTCTATCGGTTCTCTTCGTCGATCGTTCCTTTAGCGACTCATGATGAAGTTGATTTTAATTATATCAATCCCTTTTCCAATGAGTACGAGACGATTAGACAGCTTGTAAAAAAGCATGGGCTGCGAGTCAGCTTTCACCCGAATCAATTCACTCTTTTCACGAGTGATCGAGCTCATGTGACGGAAAACGCTGTGAAGGATATGGAGTATCATTATCGGCTGCTTGAAGCGATGGGATTGCACAAGCAGAGTTATATTAATATTCATATCGGCGGTGCTTATGGTGATAAAACAAAGACTCTGGCTCGTTTTCATGAAAATTTAAAGCAGCTCCCGCCAATGATCAAAAGGCAGATGACATTAGAAAACGATGATAAAACTTATACGACAACGGAGACGCTGCAGGTGTGCGAGAAGGAAAATATTCCGATGATGTTTGATTATCACCATTATTTTGCCAACCATACAGAAAATGAATTTTTATCGGAACTCATGCCGAGGATTTTTAATACGTGGAAAGATTGTGACCATCCGCCGAAACTTCATATATCCTCGCCTAAATCGGAAAAAGAGCTGAGAAGCCATGCGGATTATGTTGAGATCGATTTTATAAAAGGTTTCTTAAAAAAGCTGAAGAAATTTGGGCAGGACGTGGATGTAATGATTGAAGCAAAACAAAAAGATCGTGCGCTGCTAAAATTGGTAGAGGAGATTGCAGCGATTAGAGGAGTGAAGCGTTTGAGTGGAGGAAGTGTAGAAATATAA
- a CDS encoding nuclease-related domain-containing protein, translated as MIVKPRTYPLKLRKIQSLLRRLPKSHSKYPFIQSTYSRNLAGYEGEKSIDYYLDLLPEEDYLILKDLRIKGEKHYFQMDTILLTCKYILILEVKNFAGSLNLNRNTHQMIRTYNGVEEAFPDPILQVESHVQQLDRWINYILI; from the coding sequence ATGATAGTTAAGCCCCGCACTTATCCTCTTAAGTTAAGAAAGATCCAATCACTCCTCCGAAGACTCCCCAAGAGTCATTCCAAATATCCCTTTATTCAAAGTACTTATTCACGAAACTTAGCAGGTTACGAAGGTGAAAAGTCTATTGATTATTATTTGGACCTTTTGCCAGAGGAAGATTATCTTATTCTTAAAGACCTGCGAATCAAAGGTGAAAAACACTATTTTCAAATGGATACAATTTTGCTGACTTGCAAATATATTTTAATTCTCGAAGTTAAGAATTTTGCGGGAAGCCTTAATCTGAATCGCAATACTCACCAGATGATTCGAACTTACAATGGAGTGGAAGAAGCTTTTCCTGATCCAATTTTGCAGGTGGAAAGTCATGTGCAACAGCTCGACCGTTGGATTAATTACATACTAATATAA
- a CDS encoding aldo/keto reductase encodes MRTFKLHDKVEMPQLGFGVWQVEEKDAVPAVTKAIETGYRSIDTAAIYKNERQVGEAIAKSSVPREELFITTKVWNADQGYEATIKAMDESLEKLGLDYVDLYLIHWPTPEFDDYVETYKALEQLQKDGKTRAIGVCNFEIEHLQRLMDECDVTPAINQVECHPYLAQNELKQFCRENGILLEAWSPLMQGGEVLKNNAVQAIAEKHGKTTAQVVIRWHIQNDTVVIPKSITPSRIEENFDVFDFELPEEDMAQLNQLDKGERKGPHPNEMNVR; translated from the coding sequence ATGAGAACGTTTAAATTACATGACAAAGTAGAAATGCCCCAGCTTGGTTTTGGTGTATGGCAAGTCGAGGAAAAAGACGCTGTACCAGCCGTAACTAAAGCTATCGAAACGGGATACCGTTCCATTGATACGGCAGCCATTTATAAAAACGAACGCCAGGTAGGAGAAGCCATCGCAAAAAGCAGCGTGCCGCGTGAAGAGCTCTTCATTACAACAAAAGTGTGGAATGCAGATCAAGGCTACGAGGCTACGATTAAAGCGATGGACGAAAGCCTTGAAAAACTGGGATTAGATTATGTCGACCTTTATTTAATCCATTGGCCTACACCTGAATTCGATGACTATGTAGAAACTTATAAAGCTCTCGAGCAGCTGCAGAAGGACGGGAAAACACGAGCCATCGGAGTATGTAACTTTGAAATTGAACATCTTCAGCGCCTGATGGATGAATGTGACGTCACGCCTGCTATCAACCAGGTTGAATGCCACCCATATTTGGCTCAAAATGAACTTAAACAATTCTGCCGCGAAAATGGAATCCTGCTGGAAGCCTGGAGCCCGCTTATGCAGGGGGGAGAAGTTCTGAAAAATAATGCCGTTCAAGCGATTGCTGAGAAGCACGGCAAAACAACAGCGCAGGTTGTCATTCGCTGGCATATACAGAATGATACGGTGGTTATTCCTAAATCTATTACACCATCCCGAATTGAAGAGAACTTCGATGTCTTTGATTTCGAACTGCCAGAAGAAGATATGGCCCAGCTGAACCAGCTGGACAAAGGCGAGCGCAAAGGCCCGCACCCAAACGAAATGAATGTAAGATAA
- a CDS encoding DUF4362 domain-containing protein — MHLRRAGVLLLLLIAGCSSQISGMSLDSTDFQEKEVVDKQGKLKNIQYLDDFVKSVEQGEEAEVRVTKYTVEGDQVFTRLSYEEDVINYEHDTTKDEFGTKKVTEKTCESISREERTIETVYALACGSTEIDVLTISYDAGEQDRFDIQFVYDKENRVKLDTIERSLSLQAESASMKENNFHLTKEERNSLYKLLIMGNFSGDKDVTNECRDQPEYSLRVLINGNEKQYQWSSCDSGEDVEEMTEMAERMAAVIKETKQYKQFFQ, encoded by the coding sequence ATGCATCTTCGGCGGGCAGGTGTGCTGCTGCTTTTATTGATTGCCGGATGCTCAAGTCAGATTTCCGGCATGTCGTTGGATTCGACCGATTTTCAAGAGAAAGAAGTTGTAGATAAACAGGGGAAGCTGAAAAACATCCAGTATTTAGATGACTTTGTTAAAAGTGTGGAACAGGGAGAAGAAGCTGAAGTCCGAGTGACCAAGTACACCGTAGAAGGGGATCAGGTTTTTACACGCTTAAGCTATGAAGAAGACGTTATTAATTATGAGCATGATACCACTAAAGACGAATTCGGAACAAAGAAAGTAACCGAGAAAACATGTGAATCGATTTCCCGTGAAGAGAGGACAATCGAAACGGTATATGCCCTCGCCTGTGGTTCAACAGAAATTGATGTGCTGACCATTTCATACGACGCTGGCGAGCAGGACAGGTTTGACATTCAATTTGTTTATGATAAAGAGAACAGAGTCAAACTGGACACGATAGAACGGTCGTTATCTTTGCAAGCTGAGTCTGCCAGCATGAAGGAAAATAATTTTCACTTAACGAAGGAAGAACGTAACAGTCTTTATAAATTATTAATTATGGGTAATTTTTCAGGCGATAAAGATGTAACCAATGAATGCCGCGATCAGCCCGAATACTCTTTAAGAGTACTGATTAACGGAAATGAAAAACAGTATCAATGGTCATCCTGCGACAGCGGGGAAGACGTTGAAGAGATGACGGAAATGGCCGAAAGGATGGCCGCCGTTATAAAAGAAACTAAACAATATAAGCAGTTCTTTCAATAG
- a CDS encoding S-adenosyl-l-methionine hydroxide adenosyltransferase family protein, with product MNKTLIMQSDFGLSDGAVNAMYGVAHSVDHDLKIYDLTHDIPPFDIWEASYRLWQTISYWAEGTVFVSVVDPGVGSTRRSIVVKTGAGHYVVTPDNGSLTHINRTEGIAEAREIDETVNRLPRSGESYTFHGRDIYAFTGARLASGVITFEEVGPKLDVNSVVSLAVKEPQLKQDETEGMIDVLDVRFGNLWTNISRDLFKQIDIPYGGQVEVEIQHGGRSIYQNIMTFGRSFADTYKGEPLVYINSLDNMAIAINQGSFAKAYGIRTGSNWIVIFRKITDK from the coding sequence ATGAATAAAACGTTAATCATGCAGTCAGATTTTGGGCTCAGCGATGGAGCCGTTAATGCCATGTATGGAGTAGCTCATTCTGTCGATCACGATCTTAAGATCTATGATTTGACGCATGACATTCCTCCTTTTGACATATGGGAGGCTTCTTACAGGCTTTGGCAAACGATTTCTTACTGGGCAGAAGGTACGGTTTTTGTTTCCGTTGTTGATCCAGGGGTAGGCTCTACGAGGAGAAGCATAGTCGTAAAGACAGGGGCCGGCCATTATGTCGTGACACCTGACAACGGATCACTCACTCACATTAATCGAACGGAGGGGATTGCAGAAGCAAGGGAGATTGATGAAACAGTGAACAGGCTGCCAAGATCCGGAGAGTCTTACACCTTTCACGGACGCGATATTTACGCCTTCACAGGAGCGCGTCTTGCGTCAGGTGTGATTACGTTCGAGGAAGTCGGGCCAAAACTGGATGTGAACAGCGTGGTCAGCCTTGCTGTGAAAGAACCACAGCTGAAACAGGATGAAACAGAAGGGATGATTGATGTTCTCGATGTGCGATTTGGTAACCTTTGGACAAACATCAGCCGGGATTTATTTAAACAAATCGATATTCCATATGGCGGGCAGGTTGAAGTGGAAATTCAGCATGGCGGCCGGTCCATTTATCAGAACATCATGACATTTGGGCGTTCTTTTGCCGATACTTATAAAGGGGAGCCGCTCGTTTACATTAATTCATTAGACAATATGGCGATTGCCATTAATCAAGGGTCCTTCGCCAAAGCTTACGGCATTCGGACAGGATCAAATTGGATTGTCATTTTTCGAAAAATAACAGATAAATAA
- a CDS encoding MarR family winged helix-turn-helix transcriptional regulator codes for MIDKDKLALITDLEGIFRTFIRGYRRDLNARLGEGFTSSELAFLGAIKENIEQNVSKLASGLNVSNSHATSIMNRLVEKELITRTRSRQDRRVVVFELTTQGKEVYSHLNEKRAQYMQERFEKLSSSDIKELIRIFHSLEQKK; via the coding sequence ATGATCGATAAAGACAAATTAGCTTTGATAACTGACCTAGAAGGTATTTTTCGAACTTTTATCAGAGGATACAGGCGAGACTTAAACGCGCGGTTAGGTGAAGGGTTTACAAGCAGTGAACTCGCCTTTCTTGGTGCCATTAAAGAGAACATTGAACAGAACGTATCTAAATTAGCCTCAGGGCTTAACGTTTCCAACAGCCACGCAACTTCGATTATGAACCGGCTGGTAGAAAAAGAACTGATTACAAGAACCCGAAGCCGGCAGGACCGCCGGGTTGTCGTATTTGAGTTAACCACTCAGGGAAAAGAAGTATACTCTCATCTTAATGAAAAGAGAGCCCAATATATGCAGGAAAGATTCGAAAAGTTATCGAGCAGCGATATTAAAGAATTAATTCGCATCTTTCATAGTCTTGAGCAAAAAAAATAG
- a CDS encoding YuzB family protein, giving the protein MCDSNLINELDVESIIESEYPDVAVLMNECLSFCGLCALKPYAMVNGTRVFGKTPEEALDKIRQKIEEELAFYAE; this is encoded by the coding sequence ATTTGTGACAGCAACCTAATCAATGAACTGGATGTGGAATCAATCATTGAATCTGAATATCCAGACGTAGCCGTTTTGATGAATGAATGCCTATCCTTCTGCGGCCTTTGTGCCTTAAAACCGTATGCAATGGTCAATGGCACAAGGGTTTTTGGAAAAACCCCTGAAGAGGCTCTCGATAAAATCCGCCAAAAAATAGAAGAAGAACTTGCTTTCTATGCAGAATAG
- a CDS encoding bifunctional riboflavin kinase/FAD synthetase has product MKTIEVTDLPPVNDQSTLLVVGKFDGLHLGHQQLLNAARSARQEGEEISVLGFSDHPLWVLKGDSDYEKALSSFQDRRQLLEQAGVDRYYHVHFTKEYAQLTPEQFVHEHLGQLQISRIIVGEGFKFGRGRNADTDGLSKLCERNGIEVTVIPHVTFNGEKVSSTKIRSLVTNGNMEAAQGLLGRPFEMTGIVEKGEQLGRELGFPTLNLGDIEEYVQPFPGVYLGVVEVHHDSANAHYYSLISAGYRPTVNGKTYKVEAYLLDFSGDLYGKTVTVKYLRFLRGEENFNGLDELVDHMKQDEKNARRILGLANTR; this is encoded by the coding sequence ATGAAGACAATTGAAGTAACGGATTTACCTCCAGTAAACGACCAGTCCACCTTATTAGTCGTAGGAAAGTTTGATGGGCTCCATTTAGGACACCAGCAGCTTTTGAATGCGGCAAGATCTGCCCGCCAAGAAGGCGAGGAGATTTCGGTCTTAGGGTTTTCAGATCATCCACTTTGGGTGTTAAAAGGTGACTCCGACTACGAGAAGGCTTTATCTTCATTCCAGGATCGCCGTCAATTACTGGAGCAGGCCGGAGTGGATCGTTACTATCATGTTCATTTTACAAAGGAATATGCTCAATTAACCCCTGAACAATTCGTTCATGAACATTTAGGCCAGCTTCAGATCAGCCGTATTATTGTAGGCGAAGGCTTTAAATTTGGCAGAGGCCGAAATGCCGATACGGATGGTTTATCTAAGCTTTGCGAAAGGAACGGAATCGAGGTCACTGTTATACCTCACGTCACTTTTAACGGGGAAAAGGTGAGCAGCACGAAGATTCGCTCCCTCGTTACAAATGGAAATATGGAAGCTGCACAAGGTCTGCTCGGCCGCCCGTTTGAAATGACGGGGATTGTTGAAAAGGGTGAGCAGCTAGGCCGTGAACTTGGCTTTCCTACTTTAAACTTAGGGGATATTGAAGAATATGTCCAGCCATTTCCAGGCGTTTATTTAGGCGTAGTAGAGGTTCACCATGACTCAGCCAATGCCCACTATTATTCATTAATCAGTGCCGGGTACCGTCCCACTGTGAACGGAAAGACATATAAAGTGGAGGCCTACCTGCTTGATTTCTCAGGCGATCTGTATGGCAAAACGGTAACGGTAAAATATTTACGCTTTTTACGAGGAGAAGAGAACTTTAACGGGCTGGACGAGCTCGTCGATCATATGAAGCAAGACGAAAAGAATGCCAGGCGGATACTAGGGCTGGCCAACACAAGGTAA
- a CDS encoding HD domain-containing protein: MAAILKKAQSFADHAHRGQKRKSSNEDYIVHPIRVARTLEEAGASKELICAGYLHDVVEDTSYEIDDIEREFGAKVRRLVASHTEDKTKSWLERKSLTIETVKQSDKEVKFLIVADKLDNLSSIENDRQRLGEEVWRFFKAGYDMQKWYYQSVDKYMLDGMPPQETPEFFMSYRELVQRVFSS; encoded by the coding sequence ATGGCCGCTATTTTAAAAAAAGCCCAATCATTTGCTGATCACGCTCACAGAGGACAGAAGCGTAAAAGTTCCAATGAAGATTACATTGTACACCCCATACGTGTAGCCCGGACTTTAGAGGAAGCCGGGGCATCAAAGGAACTTATTTGCGCCGGCTATTTGCACGATGTCGTCGAAGACACTTCATATGAAATCGATGATATTGAAAGAGAGTTCGGCGCCAAAGTACGCAGGCTTGTCGCTTCCCATACGGAAGATAAAACGAAATCCTGGCTGGAGAGAAAATCCCTTACGATTGAAACCGTCAAGCAGTCAGATAAAGAGGTGAAGTTTTTAATTGTTGCGGATAAGCTTGATAATCTTTCTTCTATAGAAAACGACAGGCAGAGGCTGGGGGAGGAAGTATGGCGATTCTTTAAAGCAGGGTATGACATGCAAAAATGGTATTACCAGTCGGTTGATAAATATATGCTCGACGGGATGCCGCCGCAGGAAACCCCTGAATTCTTCATGTCTTACCGTGAACTCGTACAGCGGGTTTTCTCTTCATAA
- a CDS encoding UDP-N-acetylmuramoyl-L-alanyl-D-glutamate--2,6-diaminopimelate ligase has translation MNMNFNQLKSFGIVKCFGPSSQTVTGLMFHSKNIQEGSIFFCINGENSDGHLYAEEAIKRGASTIIGEQERELEKWSKRYPACSFLLVQNVRRTMAYLAKHFYNCADEKLKTIGVTGTNGKTTVSSYVRCLLNLLKMPTGLIGTTGIWTSKEKVSYKKSTPTTPEAIDLHHIFHMLERQGDQAVSMEVSSIALDQLRAEGIYYDVAIHTNFSEEHLEYHRTMDHYKNCKLKLFKQAKCAVVNIDDEGMAEDILDIFDGPLITYSLKESSDADLKASGVTVSEKGTSFTLDFLGERYQVFVPVFGNYNIANVLSAVGTAILLGHPVKHIIDVLPELQSPEGRFQVIEAPNNAKIILDYAHTPVALNRLVEEVKKLNYNRLIVMIAGIGIRDFNKMPKMAATIDGQADEVIVTVDHPGYHDPQVIIDQVMKGFKDPKAPNIHSALTRKDGVLKALLLAEERDIILLTSGCINNAQIVKGKEIPHSDEEIIHGHYLQSS, from the coding sequence ATGAATATGAATTTTAATCAATTAAAATCTTTTGGTATAGTAAAGTGTTTCGGTCCCAGTTCACAAACTGTGACTGGTTTAATGTTTCATTCTAAAAATATTCAAGAAGGGTCCATCTTTTTCTGCATAAATGGCGAGAATTCTGATGGTCATCTTTACGCAGAAGAAGCAATTAAAAGAGGGGCCAGTACCATCATAGGCGAACAAGAGAGAGAATTAGAGAAGTGGAGCAAAAGATATCCAGCGTGCTCTTTTTTGCTGGTCCAAAATGTTAGAAGGACGATGGCTTATTTGGCAAAGCATTTTTATAATTGTGCGGATGAGAAGCTGAAGACTATAGGAGTAACAGGGACAAATGGTAAGACGACTGTGTCTTCATATGTACGCTGTCTCCTTAACCTGCTTAAGATGCCGACAGGACTTATAGGGACGACAGGGATATGGACGTCTAAAGAAAAGGTAAGTTACAAAAAAAGCACGCCGACCACTCCAGAAGCGATCGATCTGCATCATATTTTTCATATGCTCGAAAGACAGGGAGACCAAGCTGTTTCAATGGAAGTGTCCTCGATTGCCCTTGATCAGCTGAGAGCAGAAGGCATTTATTACGATGTGGCCATCCATACAAATTTTTCAGAAGAACATTTAGAATATCATAGGACAATGGATCATTATAAAAACTGTAAACTTAAGTTATTTAAACAGGCGAAATGTGCCGTCGTTAATATCGATGATGAAGGCATGGCCGAGGACATTTTAGACATATTTGACGGTCCTCTTATAACTTATAGCCTCAAAGAATCGAGTGATGCTGATTTAAAGGCTTCAGGGGTTACGGTATCGGAAAAAGGGACAAGCTTTACGTTAGATTTTCTAGGCGAACGCTATCAGGTTTTCGTACCTGTGTTTGGCAATTACAACATTGCCAATGTCCTCTCCGCTGTAGGCACAGCGATTTTGCTTGGCCATCCGGTTAAACATATCATAGACGTGCTTCCGGAACTTCAAAGCCCGGAAGGTAGGTTCCAAGTAATCGAAGCGCCTAACAATGCAAAAATCATTTTAGACTACGCCCACACGCCGGTAGCTTTGAACCGTTTAGTAGAAGAAGTCAAGAAACTTAACTATAACCGGCTGATCGTCATGATTGCAGGGATTGGAATCAGAGATTTTAACAAGATGCCAAAAATGGCGGCAACGATTGATGGACAGGCTGATGAGGTGATCGTTACTGTTGATCATCCGGGTTACCATGACCCTCAGGTGATCATTGATCAGGTAATGAAGGGCTTTAAGGATCCTAAGGCTCCTAACATCCATTCTGCGCTTACACGGAAAGATGGCGTGTTAAAAGCATTGCTGCTAGCTGAAGAAAGAGACATTATTCTTTTGACAAGCGGCTGCATTAACAATGCTCAAATTGTTAAAGGAAAAGAAATTCCTCATTCAGATGAAGAGATTATTCACGGTCACTATTTACAATCATCATAA